The proteins below come from a single Malus domestica chromosome 03, GDT2T_hap1 genomic window:
- the LOC139194700 gene encoding uncharacterized protein → MDAVESKRYFEKNPEESKDSKLPLQLEESKSATKGSKEIRRIRGQQLAKQRKWRSPHWGRKKNPKKGRETGRSEKKARGIKKKKIAAFGSWRDGKEESKDSKLPLQLEESKSATKGSKEIRRIRGQQLAKQRKWRSPHWGRKKNPKKGRETGRSEKKARGIKKKKIAAFGSWRDGKAASFEKLKRSLPERKKKKIEEGRYGTEGGVLERGGQRGCPLGSSQTRQERERQRLPFGSRRNLRDRRVHRDGRGAAIWQLEEEK, encoded by the exons ATGGACGCTGTGGAATCAAAACGATATTTCGAAAAGAATCCG GAAGAATCCAAGGACagcaagctgcctttgcagctggaggaaagCAAGTCAGCGACAAAGGGATCCAAGGAAATCAGAAGAATTAGGGGACAGCAACTGGCAAAGCAGAGGAAATGGAGGAGTCCACACTGGGGACGgaaaaagaatccaaagaagGGGAGAGAGACTGGCAGATCAGAAAAGAAGGCGCGgggaataaagaaaaaaaagatagctgcctttggcagctggcGGGACGGAAAG GAAGAATCCAAGGACagcaagctgcctttgcagctggaggaaagCAAGTCAGCGACAAAGGGATCCAAGGAAATCAGAAGAATTAGGGGACAGCAACTGGCAAAGCAGAGGAAATGGAGGAGTCCACACTGGGGACGgaaaaagaatccaaagaagGGGAGAGAGACTGGCAGATCAGAAAAGAAGGCGCGgggaataaagaaaaaaaagatagctgcctttggcagctggcGGGACGGAAAGGCAGCGTCATTTGAAAAGCTAAAAAGGAGTCTgccagagagaaaaaaaaaaaaaatagaggaaGGCAGGTACGGGACAGAAGGGGGGGTCTTGGAGCGGGGTGGACAgaggggctgccctttgggcagctcgcagacacGGCAGGAGCGAGAAAGGCAGaggctgccctttggcagcagAAGAAACTTGAGAGACAGGAGAGTCCACAGAGACGGAAGAGgtgctgccatttggcagcttgagGAAGAGAAATAG